Proteins found in one Drosophila innubila isolate TH190305 chromosome X, UK_Dinn_1.0, whole genome shotgun sequence genomic segment:
- the LOC117794348 gene encoding uncharacterized protein LOC117794348, with protein sequence MTLTIIQMNELEIITSLKSGDADALQFYCHDKKTELSYIECLPMDQFMQRIRQQNKRVHFPIKAVRAALSSANPMDCALSVTETDDVRGETGEEQEQKQKHEQKVYTVLSLKYRIEGAPAPLKWEWHLTRIDSALFYRSILKDALHAASYLNENLNVLLELVKKKDVELKQYRLEGAQLRRTTVATEPFDVPAFQLQHKQMLMDVESFGQVEQLLSGSSNVKNDIEAETPKLTNVPTTIPCISSPIDQSKLISPRTRKRKAMESGIQHVERKALQRRLMPQLQYKNTESQEDDLDDEFIKKEPTVKSEEDNELNNLDNSDLNDKSEDDDMLKLELKVEPDETYLSELLNMN encoded by the exons ATGACTTTGACAATAATCCAAATGAATGAGCTAGAAATAATAACTAGCTTAAAATCGGGCGATGCTGATGCCTTGCAGTTTTATTGCCATGACAAAAAAACGGAACTGAGTTATATTGAATGTTTGCCAATGGATCAGTTTATGCAGCGTATTCGG caacaaaacaaacgcgTGCACTTTCCCATAAAGGCGGTACGCGCTGCTTTGAGCAGTGCCAATCCCATGGATTGCGCCTTAAGTGTCACTGAGACGGATGATGTCAGAGGGGAAACTGGTGAGGAACAAGAGCAGAAGCAGAAACATGAACAAAAAGTGTACACTGTGCTTAGCTTGAAATATCGCATTGAGGGCGCACCGGCTCCCCTTAAGTGGGAGTGGCATTTAACCCGCATCGATAGTGCTTTG TTCTATCGTTCCATATTGAAAGATGCACTCCATGCAGCCTCATATCTAAATGAAAACCTAAATGTATTACTGGAGCTGGTTAAGAAAAAGGATGTTGAACTGAAACAGTATCGCCTTGAAGGCGCGCAATTACGCAGAA CTACGGTGGCCACGGAGCCATTTGATGTGCCTGCTTTCCAGttgcaacataaacaaatgctGATGGATGTGGAGAGTTTCGGGCAAGTGGAGCAATTACTTAGCGGTTCGAGCAATGTCAAAAATGATATCGAAGCTGAAACGCCAAAGCTAACAAATGTGCCTACCACAATTCCTTGCATTTCATCACCCATAGACCAATCCAAATTGATTAGTCCACGCACTAG AAAACGAAAGGCAATGGAATCAGGCATTCAACATGTGGAACGCAAAGCCTTGCAGCGTCGTCTTATGCCGCAGTTGCAATATAAGAACACTGAGAGCCAGGAGGATGATTTGGACgatgaatttataaaaaaagagcCGACTGTAAAGTCTGAAGAAGATAATGAGCTGAATAATCTCGACAATTCTGACCTTAATGACAAGTCCGAAGATGATGATATGCTTAAACTTGAATTAAAAGTAGAACCAGATGAAACATATTTAAGCGAACTATTGAATATGAACTGA
- the LOC117794346 gene encoding longitudinals lacking protein, isoforms J/P/Q/S/Z, translated as MLPQQYCLRWKYHHSNLQTMFSQLLDRGCFCDVTLACEGQLIRAHRVVLCACSTFFDSVLSNYASERDPIIIMKDVTFAEVKCLIEFMYKGEINVEHASLPSLLKTADDLKIKGLAEVTWRDDDDGPPPPMPAAEFYSPPRSLTESYAQDMLHQQTPPQLQTHHKSERERDHNSPTAMDNVLGLNAAARMPALTPLPSASAHLECAAPVDPYMGPKRKRGRPPLDDTYDVFNVRKLAQYAANLEPAQRAYLESGRSFVEEPQPVVHSASLASPPAACPPKQRQRLRQQQQQQQQQQQQQQQQQQQQQATSPQSESVEREESTQDWHHGAEERRGQANMSPKLGELDLKPELEMSNDGTTDQASMPLCNASIKSEKTTERRERHGKLRHATRRLYNEREKSADKTARTPRTSTSVSEGQEAEQEPESEEQEETASGALPQTVEEIENEHLVANRGESPAGAARSAALLSASFGGKYTHTEATGATAATGYLINDHGMLMAHDFAPTVAAAAAAAAAAAVANAKANGNGNGNGNGTVSNQTTNSGSEHANATLDYAEVKLEDYDAAELRLTNEELTQWQDVIKMDDYLAKGRRPQFWEEPFTKRVLDAIKNKRLEMKKAARILGVSYGTLYGRYREVYGCLKHPYSGTSFRNSVAVSASNAASQLAVQPRFDLGFRSSNVLPTALELGKLRHKDLSELWTRPQI; from the exons ATGCTACCGCAGCAGTATTGCCTGCGCTGGAAGTATCATCACAGCAATCTGCAGACCATGTTCTCGCAGTTGTTGGACAGGGGATGCTTCTGTGATGTGACCCTGGCTTGTGAGGGTCAACTGATACGAGCCCATCGCGTTGTGTTGTGCGCCTGCAGCACATTCTTTGACTCTGTACTCTCCAACTATGCCAGCGAACGGGATCCGATAATTATTATGAAGGATGTGACCTTTGCTGAGGTCAAGTGCCTCATTGAGTTCATGTACAAGGGCGAGATCAACGTGGAGCAC GCCAGTCTACCCTCGCTGCTGAAGACCGCCGATGATCTCAAAATCAAGGGTTTGGCCGAGGTCACTTGgcgtgatgatgatgatggaccGCCGCCTCCGATGCCAGCTGCAGAGTTTTATTCACCGCCACGCAGTCTGACCGAGAGCTATGCCCAGGACATGCTCCATCAGCAGACGCCGCCGCAGCTGCAGACGCACCATAAATCCGAGCGTGAACGTGATCATAATTCGCCAACGGCAATGGATAACGTTCTTGGTCTAAATGCCGCCGCTCGAATGCCCGCATTGACGCCTCTACCTAGTGCCAGCGCCCATCTGGAGTGTGCTGCTCCAGTCGATCCATATATGGGACCCAAACGTAAGCGTGGTCGTCCTCCATTGGATGACACTTACGATGTGTTCAATGT TCGCAAACTGGCACAATATGCGGCAAATTTGGAGCCGGCACAGCGTGCTTACTTGGAGTCAGGACGCTCCTTTGTCGAGGAGCCGCAGCCCGTTGTACATTCCGCCTCTTTGGCCTCGCCGCCAGCCGCCTGTCCACCCAAGCAGCGTCAGCGACTgcgtcagcaacagcaacaacagcaacaacaacagcagcagcaacaacaacaacagcagcaacaacaagcgacGTCACCACAATCAGAGTCTGTTGAGCGCGAAGAGTCCACACAGGATTGGCACCATGGGGCAGAGGAGAGACGTGGCCAGGCTAACATGTCACCCAAGTTGGGGGAACTGGACCTCAAGCCGGAGCTGGAAATGAGCAACGATGGCACAACGGACCAGGCAAGCATGCCACTGTGCAATGCCTCCATAAAATCGGAGAAGACGACGGAGCGACGCGAGCGTCATGGTAAGCTGCGGCACGCCACACGCCGATTGTACAATGAGCGTGAAAAGTCTGCGGATAAGACAGCTCGCACGCCGCGCACCTCGACGTCAGTGAGTGAGGGTCAGGAGGCGGAACAGGAGCCAGAGTcagaggagcaggaggagacAGCGTCTGGTGCGCTGCCGCAGACCGTGGAGGAGATTGAGAATGAGCATCTGGTGGCCAACCGGGGCGAGTCACCGGCCGGAGCAGCACGCTCTGCAGCATTATTGTCGGCCAGCTTTGGTGGAAAGTATACGCACACGGAAGCCACTGGAGCCACTGCAGCCACTGGTTATTTGATCAATGATCATGGCATGCTGATGGCCCATGACTTTGCGCCcactgtggcagctgctgcggctgccgcggccgctgctgctgtggccaatgccaaagccaatggcaatggcaatggcaatggcaatggaacTGTCAGCAATCAGACAACAAACTCTGGCAGTGAACATGCCAATGCCACGCTGGACTATGCCGAGGTGAAGCTTGAGGATTACGATGCAGCCGAACTGCGGCTGACCAACGAAGAGCTAACCCAGTGGCAGGATGTTATCAAAATGGATGATTATTTGGCCAAAGGCCGACGTCCACAGTTCTGGGAGGAGCCATTCACAAAGCGC GTGCTCGATGCCATCAAGAATAAAAGACTCGAAATGAAGAAAGCGGCACGCATTTTGGGCGTCTCATATGGCACACTTTATGGTCGCTATCGTGAGGTTTATGGTTGCCTAAAGCATCCCTATAG TGGCACCAGCTTTCGTAATTCAGTTGCCGTTTCCGCCTCCAACGCAGCCAGTCAGTTGGCCGTGCAGCCGCGATTTGATCTGGGATTCCGTAGTAGCAACGTGCTACCCACAGCATTAG AACTGGGTAAGCTGCGACATAAGGACCTGAGCGAACTCTGGACACGCCCGCAGATAtga
- the LOC117794349 gene encoding trypsin zeta isoform X2, translating to MRVSFKILSLLGLPLFLQLVSSASTPDKIEPKVVGGYPINISNAPYQVSVRLTARERRYYGSGHICGGVVISQRLVATAAHCIFNTDTNAYRKSGEFVLVMGSTYLYQSNSNTQQYYVQEIIVHPYYNRGTLENDIALMFFNGYIPWNSTTVKALPLNDHILPAKTPCNVTGWGVTKFVSNTLNQRWLSRLLICSHRKKETTSVLTTL from the exons ATGCGTGTATCGTTTAAGATATTAAGCCTGTTGGGATTGCCATTGTTTCTGCAATTAGTTTCTTCAGCTTCGA CTCCAGATAAAATTGAACCCAAGGTGGTGGGTGGTTACCCGATTAACATAAGCAATGCACCTTATCAGGTATCAGTACGTCTGACAGCCCGAGAGCGACGGTATTATGGATCGGGACATATATGCGGTGGTGTGGTCATCTCCCAGCGTCTGGTGGCTACAGCGGCCCATTGTATCTTTAA CACGGATACGAACGCATATCGCAAGTCTGGTGAATTTGTACTCGTCATGGGCAGCACGTACCTCTATCAAAGCAATTCGAACACACAGCAATATTATGTGCAAGAAATTATTGTGCATCCCTACTATAACAGGGGAACGCTGGAGAACGACATTGCCCTGATGTTCTTCAATGGTTACATACCCTGGAATTCGACGACTGTCAAGGCTCTGCCCCTAAACGATCATATACTTCCAGCGAAAACCCCCTGCAATGTCACCGGCTGGGGAGTCACTAAATTTGTAAGTAATACTTTAAATCAGCGGTGGTTATCCAGACTCTTAATTTGCTCacatagaaaaaaagaaa CCACCTCTGTTTTAACTACTTTGTAG
- the LOC117790684 gene encoding trypsin II-P29-like produces the protein MTSIFKESDMKLLLSISLIPLLLNQLVVSENNTKDQSLHGVSSEESPLEKAAKHQASVRRRRKDSFRFGVGHICGGCLISPNVVLTAAHCFVDQSKFDGTFLSKSDFIVVLGTRNRFKKTEDTVIFGVKELIIQMSKFNLSSYSKDMALIVLKGSICHFDIMVTPILLPNASMPSNTSCQLTGWGSPEKIYHVDMLLILTVTLISNQECMQQTNISQSDMKCAGFLNEVVPDICTTDTGGPIICSGQLAGIVSWGIKCGEPLVTAVYTDVAYYRQWIDQVIFSFPPDTGFQCLGIPQQTQRKNEPRSNLIKHSNAGFNMQFPSSLWQILLITLQVF, from the exons ATGACAAGTATTTTTAAAGAGTCAGATATGAAGCTACTGTTAAGTATTTCCCTTATCCCTCTGCTGCTCAATCAGTTGGTTGTCAGTGAGAACAACACAAAGGATCAGTCACTGCATGGAGTATCGAGTGAAGAATCTCCTTTAGAGAAGGCAGCCAAGCATCAAGCATCTGTGCGACGTCGTCGAAAGGATTCGTTTCGCTTTGGAGTTGGCCACATTTGCGGTGGTTGCCTTATATCGCCAAATGTGGTTCTAACAGCAGCTCATTGTTTCGTCGA CCAGAGTAAATTTGATGGCACCTTTCTGTCCAAATCGGATTTCATTGTGGTGCTGGGTACTAGGAATCGTTTTAAGAAAACTGAAGACACAGTGATTTTTGGCGTCAAAGAGCTAATCATACAGATGTCCAAGTTCAATCTGAGCAGCTACAGCAAGGACATGGCCTTGATCGTGCTAAAGGGTTCCATTTGTCATTTTGATATTATGGTGACACCAATTCTATTACCAAATGCTTCCATGCCGTCAAATACAAGCTGTCAGCTGACCGGTTGGGGGAGTCCGGAGAAGATCTACCACGTCGACATGCTGCTCATCCTGACGGTGACACTCATCAGCAATCAGGAGTGCATGCAACAGACCAATATATCCCAGTCGGACATGAAGTGTGCTGGCTTTCTGAACGAGGTGGTACCGGATATTTGTACCACGGACACCGGAGGACCCATTATATGCTCCGGACAATTGGCTGGCATTGTTTCATGGGGCATCAAATGTGGTGAACCTCTCGTTACTGCCGTCTACACTGATGTGGCTTACTACAGGCAGTGGATAGATCAggttattttcagttttccacCAGATACTGGATTTCAATGCTTAGGCATTCCGCAGCAAACTCAAAGGAAAAACGAGCCTAGAAGTAATCTTATAAAACATTCAAACGCAGGTTTCAATATGCAGTTCCCTTCGTCTTTATGGCAAATTTTGCTTATTACCTTGCAAGTATTTTGA
- the LOC117794347 gene encoding trypsin-1-like yields MSLQLATIFVLLLGLFTVSISTNQIRPRFNRDPGRIINGTLANQEATRHQVSLRRRLNDGYFFGTGHICGGSLIRPNVVLSAAHCFVDQVIYDGTFVHKDTIIVVMGNLDRFEKKNTLTFDILDLILRLEVFDLSTYNEDIALLVLSDSVPANHPTIRPIAMSALAIPEGRICQTTGWGETEEGYGTDFLMSVDVPMISEDVCIKDTDLGHLILPGMICAGYLEGERDACSGDSGGPLVCQSQLAGIVSWGIGCARPRLPGVYTEVSYYYDWILEQIGEGSGDGSGDGSGNGSGDGSGDGSGDGSGDGSGNGSGDGSGDGSGDGDGAAIISITSLTILVPVFLCLSHSVDLRLAS; encoded by the exons ATGTCTCTCCAACTGGCTACGATCTTCGTATTACTTCTCGGCCTATTTACAGTGTCAATTT CTACCAATCAGATACGTCCCAGATTTAATAGAGATCCGGGTCGCATTATCAATGGTACTTTGGCGAATCAGGAGGCAACCAGGCATCAGGTTAGTCTGCGACGTCGCCTCAACGATGGATATTTTTTTGGTACTGGCCACATCTGCGGTGGTTCGCTGATCAGACCAAATGTGGTACTTAGCGCTGCCCATTGCTTTGTCGA TCAGGTTATATATGATGGCACATTCGTGCACAAGGATACTATCATTGTTGTGATGGGAAATCTGGACCGCttcgaaaagaaaaatacgCTGACCTTTGACATTCTTGATTTGATACTGCGATTGGAAGTCTTTGATCTGAGCACATACAATGAGGACATTGCATTGCTTGTGCTGAGTGATTCGGTGCCCGCCAATCATCCGACGATAAGACCCATTGCGATGAGTGCTCTGGCCATACCGGAGGGTCGAATATGCCAGACAACTGGCTGGGGGGAAACAGAAGAGGGTTACGGCACTGACTTCCTCATGTCCGTCGATGTGCCCATGATCAGTGAGGATGTGTGCATCAAGGACACCGATCTAGGGCACCTCATATTGCCGGGCATGATCTGTGCCGGGTATTTGGAGGGTGAACGCGATGCCTGTTCAGGTGACTCGGGCGGACCGCTCGTCTGTCAGAGCCAACTGGCGGGCATTGTCTCCTGGGGCATTGGCTGTGCCAGGCCGCGACTGCCAGGAGTCTACACAGAGGTATCCTATTACTACGACTGGATTCTAGAACAGATTGGAGAAGGCAGTGGCGATGGAAGCGGAGATGGGAGTGGGAATGGAAGTGGCGATGGAAGTGGGGATGGAAGTGGGGATGGAAGTGGGGATGGAAGTGGGAATGGAAGTGGAGATGGAAGTGGGGATGGAAGCGGGGATGGCGATGGAGCTGCCATCATCTCCATTACATCTTTGACCATTCTTGTGCCCGTCTTCCTCTGTCTTAGTCACTCTGTAGATTTACGTCTAGCTTCTTaa
- the LOC117794349 gene encoding trypsin I-P1 isoform X1, producing MRVSFKILSLLGLPLFLQLVSSASTPDKIEPKVVGGYPINISNAPYQVSVRLTARERRYYGSGHICGGVVISQRLVATAAHCIFNTDTNAYRKSGEFVLVMGSTYLYQSNSNTQQYYVQEIIVHPYYNRGTLENDIALMFFNGYIPWNSTTVKALPLNDHILPAKTPCNVTGWGVTKFGSSVSSETLQVGPVPIVSYTDCAVGYGTLPRSQVCAGYMQGVTDACQGDSGGPLMCNNTLAGIVSYGVDCGRPIYPGIYTNVSFYHDWIVSMNRSLNYLVYKNGGPALKSPDSGLYGILLTLFGIILAVWQ from the exons ATGCGTGTATCGTTTAAGATATTAAGCCTGTTGGGATTGCCATTGTTTCTGCAATTAGTTTCTTCAGCTTCGA CTCCAGATAAAATTGAACCCAAGGTGGTGGGTGGTTACCCGATTAACATAAGCAATGCACCTTATCAGGTATCAGTACGTCTGACAGCCCGAGAGCGACGGTATTATGGATCGGGACATATATGCGGTGGTGTGGTCATCTCCCAGCGTCTGGTGGCTACAGCGGCCCATTGTATCTTTAA CACGGATACGAACGCATATCGCAAGTCTGGTGAATTTGTACTCGTCATGGGCAGCACGTACCTCTATCAAAGCAATTCGAACACACAGCAATATTATGTGCAAGAAATTATTGTGCATCCCTACTATAACAGGGGAACGCTGGAGAACGACATTGCCCTGATGTTCTTCAATGGTTACATACCCTGGAATTCGACGACTGTCAAGGCTCTGCCCCTAAACGATCATATACTTCCAGCGAAAACCCCCTGCAATGTCACCGGCTGGGGAGTCACTAAATTT GGTAGTAGCGTAAGCAGCGAGACCTTGCAAGTGGGCCCAGTGCCGATTGTCAGCTACACGGATTGCGCCGTTGGATACGGCACTTTGCCCAGGTCACAGGTGTGCGCCGGCTACATGCAAGGCGTCACTGATGCCTGCCAGGGTGACTCTGGTGGTCCATTGATGTGCAATAATACGCTGGCCGGCATTGTCTCCTACGGCGTTGACTGTGGACGACCGATCTATCCGGGCATCTATACGAATGTCTCCTTTTACCATGATTGGATCGTCAGTATGAATCGCTCCCTCAACTACTTGGTCTATAAGAATGGTGGTCCGGCTCTGAAGTCTCCCGATTCGGGTCTCTATGGCATTTTGCTGACACTATTTGGCATTATTTTAGCCGTTTGGCAGTAG
- the LOC117794445 gene encoding serine hydroxymethyltransferase, cytosolic, with protein sequence MADQKMLQQTLLESDPELADIIMKEKKRQIEGLEMIASENFTSLAVLESLGSCLTNKYSEGYPGKRYYGGNEFIDQIECLAQSRGLNLFNLDATKWGVNVQPYSGSPANLAAYTGVLRPHDRIMGLDLPDGGHLTHGFFTATKKISATSIFFESMPYKVNPETGIIDYDKLAEAAKTFRPQIIIAGISCYSRLLDYARFRQICDDVGAYLMADMAHVAGLVAAEQIPSPFEYADIVTTTTHKTLRGPRAGVIFFRKGVRSTKANGEKIMYDLEDRINQAVFPALQGGPHNNAIAGIATAFKQAKSPEFKTYQTQVIKNAKTLCKGLVDLGYKVATGGTDVHLVLVDVRNAGLTGAKAELILEEVGIACNKNTVPGDKSALNPSGIRLGTPALTTRGLLEKDIEQVVRFIDSALKIAAEAVKAAGSPKMVDYVSTLKENAEIKKKVEELHSSVIKFSSTFPLPGQKTL encoded by the exons ATGGCTGACCAAAAAATGCTGCAACAAACATTGCTGGAGAGCGATCCCGAGCTCGCTGATATCATTATGAAGGAGAAGAAGCGTCAGATTGAGGGACTCGAGATGATTGCCAGCGAGAACTTTACCTCATTGGCGGTATTGGAAAGCTTAGGCTCGTGTCTGACCAACAAATACTCCGAGGGTTATCCAGGCAAGCG TTACTATGGTGGCAATGAGTTTATTGACCAGATTGAATGCCTGGCTCAAAGCCGTGGCTTGAATCTGTTCAATCTGGATGCAACCAAGTGGGGCGTCAATGTGCAGCCCTATTCGGGCTCTCCAGCCAATTTGGCTGCCTATACTGGCGTACTGCGTCCCCACGATCGTATTATGGGCTTGGATCTGCCCGATGGTGGCCATTTGACGCATGGTTTCTTCACTGCCACTAAGAAGATCTCAGCCACATCGATATTCTTTGAGAGCATGCCCTACAAGGTGAACCCAGAGACGGGTATCATCGACTACGATAAACTGGCGGAGGCAGCAAAAACTTTCCGTCCTCAGATTATCATTGCGGGCATCTCGTGTTATTCCCGACTGTTGGACTATGCACGATTCCGTCAGATCTGTGATGATGTTGGTGCTTATCTGATGGCTGATATGGCTCATGTGGCTGGTCTGGTTGCCGCCGAGCAGATACCCTCACCGTTTGAGTATGCCGACATTGTGACAACCACAACGCATAAAACGCTCCGTGGTCCACGTGCCGGCGTCATCTTCTTCCGCAAGGGCGTGCGTTCGACCAAAGCCAATGGCGAGAAGATCATGTACGATCTGGAGGATCGCATCAATCAGGCCGTCTTCCCAGCGCTGCAGGGTGGACCGCATAACAATGCCATTGCTGGCATTGCCACTGCCTTCAAGCAGGCCAAATCGCCGGAGTTTAAGACGTATCAGACACAGGTCATCAAGAACGCCAAGACGCTGTGCAAGGGCCTCGTTGACTTGGGCTACAAGGTGGCCACCGGCGGCACCGATGTCCATCTCGTGCTGGTCGATGTACGCAACGCGGGCCTGACTGGCGCCAAGGCTGAGCTCATTCTTGAGGAAGTCGGCATTGCGTGCAACAAGAATACCGTGCCTGGGGACAAGTCGGCTCTGAATCCTTCCGGCATTCGTCTGGGTACACCAGCACTGACCACACGTGGTCTTCTGGAGAAGGACATTGAGCAGGTTGTCCGGTTTATCGATTCGGCGCTCAAGATTGCCGCCGAGGCTGTCAAGGCGGCGGGTAGTCCTAAAATGGTTGACTACGTGAGCACGCTCAAGGAGAATGCGGAGATCAAGAAGAAGGTCGAGGAGCTGCACAGTTCTGTCATCAAATTCAGCTCCACATTCCCTCTGCCTGGTCAAAAGACTCTGTAG